In Synechococcus sp. CC9616, the following are encoded in one genomic region:
- a CDS encoding S9 family peptidase, translating into MRRWSWTTSEACRAVALLSGVLLTMPVTLTPPAAAEEPPLIPRQVLFGNPEIAAVDLSPDGKRLVFLAPYEGVLNLWVRDLEGRSPARLLTRASRRPHDPASWTADGRYLISSRDGDGDENTVLVRIDPITGESVDLTPPKGVQAALVAADRDVPDELVVGLNDRDPRYHDLYVLSLSTGAMRLLYTVADGRPVSVMHVNGDWHPYLRGEPLPDGGSAYELRLPGETEWRPFQRFDFRDSRVSGPIGFTRDGRWLYGALTTDEDLPRIVRWSRDQLARCGTDCRPELVHRSSAGAVGFAVSDIETGTPMVLVETDLRSRRVVLDDTVQPDLDALQRLAGDASFSILDRDRSDRLWLVAISSSDRSAEYWLWDRERRTSRKLFAIQPKLDQYALVPMESLDLKARDGRRLPAYLTRTAMPAEGPQPLVLLVHGGPQARDFWGYDPLHQLLANRGYHALSVNYRGSTGFGKAHLLAGEGEWYGAMQDDLVDAVQWAVDAGIADPDRLVIMGASYGGYAALAGLTRDPELFAAAISEVGPSNLRTMLASLPPYWAAGRAMFERMIGVGQVDLDAISPINHVERIQRPLLLGHGANDPRVKLQESEAIAAAMARRELPIDFVVFPDEGHGLANPRNALAMVALVEAFLQQHVGGRAEPFGTAISDSSLEWRLRSLPKR; encoded by the coding sequence ATGCGCCGTTGGTCTTGGACAACATCAGAGGCCTGCCGGGCAGTCGCATTGCTCAGCGGGGTCCTGCTGACGATGCCAGTCACCCTGACGCCGCCTGCCGCTGCAGAGGAGCCGCCGCTGATTCCCCGCCAGGTGCTGTTCGGCAACCCGGAGATTGCGGCTGTTGATCTCAGCCCTGATGGCAAGCGCCTGGTGTTCCTGGCTCCTTACGAAGGAGTGCTCAACCTCTGGGTGCGGGATCTCGAGGGTCGTTCTCCGGCACGTTTGCTGACCCGCGCCAGCCGGCGACCTCATGACCCAGCCAGCTGGACCGCGGATGGCCGTTATCTGATTTCCAGCCGCGATGGCGATGGTGACGAGAACACGGTGCTGGTGCGCATTGATCCCATCACTGGGGAGAGTGTTGATCTGACACCGCCGAAAGGTGTCCAGGCCGCGCTGGTGGCCGCTGACCGCGATGTGCCAGACGAGCTTGTGGTGGGGCTCAACGATCGTGACCCCCGTTACCACGACCTCTACGTCCTTAGCCTCAGCACCGGGGCCATGCGGTTGCTCTACACGGTGGCGGACGGTCGTCCCGTCAGCGTCATGCATGTCAATGGCGACTGGCATCCCTACCTACGGGGCGAGCCCCTGCCGGATGGTGGCAGTGCCTATGAGCTGCGTCTTCCCGGTGAGACGGAATGGCGGCCCTTCCAGCGCTTTGACTTCAGAGACTCCCGCGTGTCCGGCCCGATCGGGTTCACCCGTGATGGACGGTGGCTGTATGGGGCTCTCACCACTGACGAGGATCTCCCCCGGATCGTCCGTTGGAGCCGGGATCAGTTAGCCCGTTGCGGCACTGATTGTCGCCCTGAGCTTGTGCATCGCTCCAGCGCCGGTGCCGTGGGCTTTGCAGTGAGCGACATAGAAACCGGTACGCCGATGGTGCTGGTGGAGACCGACCTTCGCAGCCGGCGGGTTGTTCTGGATGACACGGTTCAGCCTGATCTGGATGCCTTACAGCGCCTCGCTGGTGATGCCAGTTTCTCAATTCTCGATCGCGACCGGAGTGATCGGCTTTGGCTTGTGGCGATCAGTTCCTCTGACCGAAGTGCCGAGTATTGGCTCTGGGATCGCGAGCGTCGAACATCGCGCAAATTGTTCGCGATTCAGCCAAAGCTTGACCAATACGCCCTGGTTCCAATGGAGAGCCTGGATCTGAAGGCTCGAGATGGTCGACGACTGCCGGCCTATCTCACCCGCACAGCGATGCCGGCTGAGGGACCCCAACCCCTTGTGCTGCTTGTGCACGGCGGTCCCCAGGCCCGGGATTTCTGGGGATACGATCCGCTGCATCAGCTTCTGGCCAATCGTGGATATCACGCCCTGAGCGTGAACTACCGCGGTTCCACCGGTTTCGGCAAAGCCCATCTCCTGGCCGGTGAAGGTGAGTGGTACGGCGCTATGCAGGACGATCTTGTCGATGCTGTGCAATGGGCGGTTGATGCGGGCATCGCTGATCCGGATCGTCTGGTGATCATGGGGGCCTCCTACGGAGGTTATGCAGCACTCGCGGGCCTCACCCGTGATCCCGAGCTTTTTGCTGCCGCCATCTCGGAGGTCGGACCGTCCAATCTGCGAACCATGCTGGCGTCATTGCCTCCGTACTGGGCAGCAGGCCGCGCCATGTTCGAGCGGATGATCGGTGTGGGTCAGGTGGATCTTGATGCGATCTCCCCGATCAATCACGTTGAGCGCATTCAACGGCCGCTTTTGCTGGGCCATGGCGCCAATGATCCACGGGTGAAGCTGCAGGAGAGCGAAGCCATCGCAGCTGCCATGGCGAGGCGAGAGTTGCCGATCGATTTCGTTGTCTTCCCCGACGAAGGCCATGGGCTGGCCAACCCTCGCAATGCGCTGGCGATGGTGGCGCTGGTGGAAGCCTTCCTTCAGCAGCATGTGGGTGGACGTGCCGAACCGTTCGGAACGGCGATCAGCGATTCGTCACTTGAGTGGCGCTTGCGCTCACTGCCAAAGCGCTGA
- the gshB gene encoding glutathione synthase, with translation MRQLFVLDPLRQINPEKDSSAALMQAAHRAGDELWACTPSDLIARGEEPLAMATPVTPDPWITTGPCERLLLTGFDAIWMRKDPPVDEAYLYATHLLEVAERAGVLVLNRPSALRAWNEKLGALRFSRWMAPTLVAGRVQELADFAHEQGEVVLKPLGGRAGLGVVRVAAEAPGLKALLELVTEQERLPVMAQRFLPAVKEGDKRILLVDGEPLGAINRRPSGGEFRSNLAVGGEAEATELSDRERLICSALAPALRTEGLFFVGIDVIDGMLSEINVTSPTGVREVERLMQQPLADQTIERLHRAF, from the coding sequence ATGCGCCAGCTCTTTGTCCTTGATCCGCTCCGGCAGATCAACCCGGAGAAGGATTCGTCCGCCGCTTTGATGCAGGCCGCACACCGGGCCGGTGATGAGCTCTGGGCTTGTACGCCGTCGGATCTGATCGCCCGCGGTGAGGAGCCGCTGGCGATGGCAACTCCCGTCACGCCGGATCCATGGATCACAACCGGGCCCTGTGAGCGGCTGCTGCTCACCGGTTTTGATGCGATCTGGATGCGTAAGGATCCGCCGGTTGATGAGGCTTACCTGTACGCCACCCATCTGCTGGAAGTGGCGGAGAGAGCGGGGGTTCTGGTGCTGAACCGTCCGAGTGCCCTGCGGGCCTGGAATGAAAAGCTCGGGGCGTTGCGTTTCTCCCGCTGGATGGCCCCGACGCTGGTGGCTGGCCGGGTTCAGGAGTTGGCTGATTTCGCACATGAACAGGGGGAAGTGGTGTTGAAGCCCCTGGGCGGTCGTGCTGGTCTCGGTGTTGTTCGTGTTGCCGCAGAGGCGCCTGGTCTCAAGGCTCTGCTGGAGCTTGTGACGGAACAGGAGCGTCTTCCGGTGATGGCTCAGCGCTTTTTGCCGGCGGTGAAGGAAGGTGATAAGCGCATCCTGCTGGTCGACGGCGAACCGCTGGGCGCCATCAACCGGCGGCCAAGTGGTGGGGAGTTCCGTAGCAACCTCGCTGTGGGTGGTGAGGCCGAAGCCACGGAGCTGAGTGATCGGGAACGCCTGATCTGTTCGGCTCTCGCTCCGGCGCTGCGGACGGAAGGGTTGTTCTTTGTTGGGATCGACGTCATTGATGGAATGCTCAGCGAGATCAATGTCACCAGTCCCACGGGGGTTCGGGAGGTGGAACGGCTGATGCAGCAGCCTCTTGCGGATCAGACGATCGAACGTCTGCATCGCGCTTTCTGA